One genomic region from Ralstonia pickettii DTP0602 encodes:
- a CDS encoding ABC transporter substrate-binding protein (K15553: ssuA; sulfonate transport system substrate-binding protein) has protein sequence MTPTHNPRRRLLLQAAAAACALPGVSWGQGQPVLRIGFQKSSTLMILLKSRQTLEKPLAPKGVAVQWYEFTSGLPLLEALNLGNLDLSADVADAVPPFALAAGAELTYYASETPSPQAQAIVVRGDSRIREVAQLKGQRVAFAKGAGAHYLMLEALARAGLSIRDIEPVYLSPADARAAFERGSVAAWAIWDPFLAAVQRQANARVLRDGEGLASYRRFYLAATPFARAHAEVLNVAFDALREAGEWVKQNPAEAARWHAPLIGLDAATVEAANARRSYAVRTVDAAALAEQQRIADAFTAQQILPRKVAIPASPVWRKA, from the coding sequence ATGACCCCGACCCACAACCCGCGCCGCCGCCTGTTGCTGCAAGCCGCCGCCGCAGCCTGCGCGTTGCCCGGCGTGTCCTGGGGACAAGGCCAGCCCGTGCTGCGCATCGGCTTCCAGAAGTCTTCCACGCTGATGATCCTGCTGAAGTCGCGGCAGACGCTGGAGAAGCCGCTCGCGCCCAAAGGGGTTGCGGTGCAGTGGTATGAGTTCACCTCGGGGCTGCCGCTGCTGGAAGCGCTGAACCTGGGCAACCTCGACCTGAGCGCCGACGTGGCCGATGCCGTGCCGCCGTTCGCGCTGGCCGCGGGTGCCGAGCTTACCTATTACGCCAGCGAGACACCGTCGCCGCAGGCGCAGGCCATTGTCGTGCGCGGCGATTCCCGCATCCGCGAGGTAGCGCAGCTCAAGGGCCAGCGGGTGGCCTTTGCCAAGGGTGCCGGCGCGCACTACCTCATGCTGGAGGCACTGGCGCGCGCGGGTTTGTCGATCCGCGATATCGAGCCGGTGTACCTGAGCCCGGCCGATGCGCGCGCCGCCTTCGAGCGCGGCAGCGTGGCCGCGTGGGCGATCTGGGATCCGTTCCTGGCCGCGGTGCAGCGCCAGGCCAATGCGCGCGTGCTGCGCGACGGCGAGGGGCTGGCCAGCTATCGCCGCTTCTACCTCGCCGCCACGCCCTTTGCACGCGCACACGCGGAGGTGCTCAACGTGGCCTTCGACGCGCTGCGCGAGGCCGGCGAGTGGGTCAAGCAGAATCCCGCCGAGGCGGCACGCTGGCATGCGCCGCTGATCGGGCTGGACGCGGCCACGGTCGAGGCCGCGAACGCGCGGCGCAGCTATGCGGTGCGCACGGTCGACGCCGCTGCGCTGGCCGAACAGCAGCGCATTGCCGATGCCTTCACCGCGCAGCAGATCCTGCCGCGCAAGGTGGCGATCCCGGCGTCGCCGGTGTGGCGCAAGGCGTGA
- a CDS encoding transcriptional regulator LysR, with protein sequence MSIKESHFRGVDLNLLVTLAVLLRERSVSRAAAHLHLGQPAVSGALARLRELFDDPLLVRTARGMEPTERALELERRLMPALGDIEAALLERREFDPPTSDRTFVVGMPDWVELWLAPALLTRLDALAPRVRLAIVPTDPFRGTDMLERNEMDLGIGPFAKGPAWRRERALRTMGFRCVYGAAPLRAGQGLSLRDYLRFPHVLVSYRGAFDSAADAWLAERGQARDVRYSSARFASVPAILRGAPALATVPAVLADQWCNSAGLRDAPSPVPMPDFTVMSVWTAARDSDAGLMWLMDLIAALAQGDAAT encoded by the coding sequence GTGAGCATCAAGGAAAGCCATTTTCGCGGCGTCGACCTGAACCTGCTGGTCACGCTGGCCGTGCTGCTGCGCGAGCGCAGCGTCTCGCGCGCGGCGGCGCACCTGCACCTGGGGCAGCCGGCCGTCAGCGGCGCGCTGGCGCGGCTGCGGGAGCTGTTCGACGATCCACTGCTGGTCAGGACCGCGCGCGGCATGGAGCCGACCGAACGCGCCCTGGAACTCGAGCGGCGGCTGATGCCGGCACTCGGGGACATCGAGGCCGCCCTCCTCGAACGGCGTGAATTCGACCCGCCGACGTCCGACCGGACTTTTGTCGTGGGCATGCCCGATTGGGTGGAACTGTGGCTTGCGCCAGCATTACTGACGCGGCTCGATGCGCTGGCCCCGCGCGTGCGGCTGGCCATCGTGCCGACCGACCCGTTCCGTGGCACGGACATGCTGGAGCGCAACGAGATGGACCTCGGCATCGGCCCCTTCGCCAAGGGGCCGGCATGGCGGCGCGAGCGCGCACTGCGGACCATGGGCTTTCGCTGTGTCTATGGCGCGGCGCCGCTACGCGCCGGCCAGGGCCTGTCGCTGCGCGACTACCTGCGGTTTCCCCATGTGCTGGTGTCCTATCGCGGCGCCTTCGACAGCGCGGCCGACGCCTGGCTGGCGGAACGGGGCCAGGCACGGGACGTTCGCTACAGCAGCGCACGCTTCGCCAGCGTGCCGGCCATCCTCAGGGGAGCCCCCGCGCTGGCGACGGTGCCGGCGGTGCTCGCCGACCAATGGTGCAACAGCGCGGGCCTGCGCGATGCGCCCTCCCCGGTGCCGATGCCGGACTTCACCGTGATGTCGGTCTGGACGGCTGCGCGGGACAGCGATGCCGGCCTGATGTGGCTGATGGACCTGATCGCGGCACTGGCACAGGGGGATGCGGCGACCTAG
- a CDS encoding D-aminoacylase (K06015: E3.5.1.81; N-acyl-D-amino-acid deacylase [EC:3.5.1.81]), translating to MQMHYDLIIRNGDLIDGTGAPRRAADIGVVDGEIAAIGNLAAARADTEVDAAGLIVAPGFIDTHTHDDWMVFQSPEMLPKVTQGVTTIIAGNCGISLFPLVTDSIPPAPLDIMRGGYRFDSVRAYRESFVAQPAAVNVAVLVGQSTLRARHMRQLGLPASDAEIEGMRQDVEEALRQGAIGVSTGTFYPPSAAAPEDEIVRMCEPMKRLGGVLVSHMRDESDNIGASIDETARIGKALGVSTVISHHKLVGKQNHGRSRHTLAQVRGLAETMPLCLDCYPYAASSTMLRPERVHQCDRILITWSAPHPEAAGRYLEDLAREWGRSRHEVAQALVPGGAVYFIMDETDVRDILSYPDTMVGSDGIPSDETPHPRLWGTFPRVLGLYSRDLGLFPLERAVHKMTGLPAQRFGLERRGELRTGHVADITVFDPATIQDRATFDDPQQPSVGVRHVFVAGQATLRDGQPASSRPGRFVTSTLVKAQP from the coding sequence ATGCAAATGCACTATGACCTGATCATCCGCAACGGCGACCTCATCGACGGCACCGGCGCGCCGCGTCGCGCCGCCGACATTGGTGTGGTGGACGGCGAGATCGCCGCGATCGGCAACCTCGCGGCAGCGCGGGCGGACACCGAAGTCGATGCCGCCGGCCTGATCGTGGCGCCGGGCTTTATCGACACCCACACGCATGACGACTGGATGGTGTTCCAGTCCCCGGAGATGCTGCCCAAGGTCACGCAGGGCGTCACCACCATCATCGCCGGCAACTGCGGCATCAGCCTGTTTCCGCTGGTGACCGACAGCATCCCGCCCGCCCCGCTCGACATCATGCGCGGCGGCTACCGCTTCGATTCCGTGCGGGCCTACCGTGAATCGTTCGTGGCGCAGCCGGCCGCGGTCAATGTCGCGGTGCTGGTAGGCCAGTCCACGCTGCGCGCCAGGCATATGCGCCAGCTTGGCCTGCCCGCCAGCGATGCGGAGATCGAAGGCATGCGGCAAGACGTCGAGGAAGCGCTGCGCCAGGGGGCAATCGGAGTGTCCACCGGCACGTTCTATCCGCCATCGGCCGCGGCGCCCGAGGATGAGATCGTGCGCATGTGCGAGCCGATGAAGCGGCTCGGCGGCGTGCTGGTCTCCCATATGCGCGATGAAAGCGACAACATCGGCGCGTCGATCGACGAGACCGCGCGCATCGGCAAGGCACTGGGGGTATCGACGGTGATCTCGCACCACAAGCTGGTGGGCAAGCAGAACCACGGCCGCAGCCGCCACACGCTGGCGCAGGTGCGCGGGCTGGCCGAAACCATGCCGCTGTGCCTGGACTGCTATCCGTATGCGGCGTCGTCGACCATGCTGCGGCCCGAGCGCGTGCATCAGTGCGACCGCATCCTGATCACCTGGTCGGCCCCGCACCCTGAAGCCGCCGGGCGCTACCTCGAAGACCTCGCGCGGGAATGGGGCCGCTCACGCCATGAAGTCGCACAGGCGCTGGTGCCGGGCGGTGCCGTGTACTTCATCATGGACGAGACCGACGTGCGCGACATCCTGTCCTATCCCGACACGATGGTCGGCTCCGACGGCATCCCTTCCGACGAAACGCCGCACCCGCGGCTGTGGGGAACGTTCCCGCGCGTGCTCGGCTTGTACTCGCGCGACCTGGGGCTGTTCCCGCTGGAGCGCGCGGTCCACAAGATGACCGGCTTGCCGGCACAGCGCTTCGGGCTGGAGCGGCGCGGGGAGCTCAGGACGGGCCATGTCGCGGACATCACCGTCTTCGATCCGGCGACGATCCAGGATCGCGCCACCTTCGACGATCCGCAGCAGCCCTCCGTCGGTGTGCGGCATGTGTTCGTCGCCGGGCAGGCGACCCTTCGCGACGGGCAACCGGCCAGCAGCCGTCCCGGACGCTTCGTCACCTCCACCCTGGTGAAGGCACAGCCGTAG
- a CDS encoding MFS transporter — protein MRKSAIQVLAAGIFGALLWAPATAQAAWPEKPVRLIVPTAPGGAPDIVARLFGDALSKRLGQAVIVENRPGAGGNIGMQALLAAPADGYTIGYGNNATLSTNRFLYSKLPYDPDKLVPIVGLVTTFNILAVNPSLPVRTTQELVAYARANPGKLSMGSAGNGTTSHLGGELFKVMANLNIAHVPYKGSIPALQDLVGNNVQLMFDNVPSIGPYVVSNRVRALAVTSSKRSPHFPDLPTMAEAGLKGYELTAWAGLVAAPGTPAEVIERLNREVNAVIKDPAFRAHLDKLSFDPLGGTAHDFQQLIATETVKFGELVRKSGARVD, from the coding sequence ATGAGGAAGTCAGCAATACAAGTCCTGGCCGCGGGGATCTTCGGCGCGCTGCTGTGGGCGCCGGCGACGGCGCAGGCAGCGTGGCCGGAGAAGCCGGTGCGCCTGATCGTACCCACCGCGCCGGGCGGCGCACCGGACATCGTTGCGCGCCTGTTCGGCGACGCGTTGTCGAAGCGGCTAGGCCAGGCCGTGATCGTCGAAAACCGGCCCGGCGCGGGCGGCAATATCGGCATGCAGGCGCTGCTGGCCGCGCCGGCGGACGGCTACACCATCGGCTACGGCAACAACGCGACGCTGTCGACCAACCGTTTCCTTTACAGCAAGCTGCCCTACGACCCCGACAAGCTGGTGCCCATCGTCGGCCTGGTCACGACCTTCAATATCCTTGCCGTCAACCCATCGCTGCCGGTCAGGACCACGCAGGAACTGGTGGCCTACGCGCGCGCCAACCCGGGCAAGCTGTCGATGGGCTCGGCCGGCAACGGCACCACCAGCCACCTGGGCGGCGAGCTGTTCAAGGTCATGGCCAACCTGAACATCGCCCACGTGCCCTACAAGGGCAGCATTCCGGCGCTGCAGGATCTCGTCGGCAACAACGTGCAGTTGATGTTCGACAACGTGCCGTCGATCGGGCCCTACGTGGTTTCCAACCGCGTGCGCGCGCTGGCGGTGACGTCGAGCAAGCGCTCGCCGCACTTCCCGGACCTGCCGACCATGGCGGAGGCCGGCCTGAAGGGCTACGAGCTGACCGCGTGGGCGGGACTGGTGGCCGCGCCGGGCACGCCTGCCGAGGTCATCGAGCGCCTGAACCGCGAAGTCAACGCCGTCATCAAGGATCCGGCTTTCCGGGCGCACCTGGACAAGCTCTCGTTCGATCCGCTGGGCGGCACTGCCCACGACTTCCAGCAACTGATCGCGACGGAGACCGTCAAGTTCGGCGAGCTGGTGCGCAAGAGCGGCGCCAGGGTCGATTGA
- a CDS encoding beta-lactamase yields MNTHHSPLKPSLWRRALLVGTLLWSVIAMPVHAAAPQVGTQAPGYYRMKLGKFEITALSDGTVNVPIGKLLKHASHEHIASLQARSYQSTEPETSINAFLINTGQQLVLVDTGAGSLFGPGVGGKLPDNIRAAGYQPQQIDAVLLTHIHVDHSGGLAVDGNAVFPNAVVYVDRRDADFWLNPVNAAKAASGQRHNFAQSEAVFAPYLKAGKVRPFDGEQELFPGIRPVRMPGHTPGHAFYEISSEGQRLQLWGDTIHAQQVQFPEPGVAIDFDVDATAAVKMRKRAMADAAAKGYWVGAAHISFPGLGHVRRQGKGYAWVPAEYSMGREKAAAGASH; encoded by the coding sequence ATGAACACTCACCATTCCCCGTTAAAGCCTTCCCTGTGGCGACGTGCACTGCTGGTTGGTACCTTGCTCTGGTCGGTGATTGCCATGCCGGTCCATGCCGCGGCGCCGCAGGTCGGGACCCAGGCGCCCGGCTACTACCGGATGAAGCTCGGCAAGTTCGAGATCACGGCGCTGTCAGACGGTACCGTCAACGTGCCGATCGGCAAGCTGCTCAAGCATGCGTCGCACGAGCACATTGCGTCGCTGCAGGCGCGCAGCTACCAGTCCACCGAGCCCGAGACCTCGATCAACGCTTTCCTGATCAACACCGGCCAGCAGCTGGTGCTGGTCGATACCGGCGCGGGCAGCCTGTTCGGTCCCGGCGTCGGCGGCAAGCTGCCGGACAATATCCGCGCGGCCGGCTACCAGCCGCAGCAGATCGATGCGGTGCTGCTGACGCATATACACGTCGACCACTCCGGTGGGTTGGCCGTCGACGGCAATGCCGTGTTCCCGAACGCCGTGGTCTACGTCGACCGCCGCGATGCCGATTTCTGGCTGAACCCCGTCAATGCCGCGAAGGCGGCATCAGGCCAGCGGCATAACTTCGCGCAATCGGAGGCGGTATTCGCGCCCTACCTGAAGGCCGGCAAGGTCCGGCCCTTCGACGGCGAGCAGGAGCTGTTCCCCGGCATCCGTCCGGTGCGCATGCCGGGCCATACCCCGGGTCACGCGTTCTATGAGATCAGCAGCGAGGGACAGCGCCTGCAACTGTGGGGCGACACCATCCATGCGCAGCAGGTGCAGTTTCCGGAGCCGGGCGTCGCGATCGATTTCGATGTCGATGCCACCGCCGCGGTGAAGATGCGCAAGCGGGCCATGGCTGACGCCGCGGCCAAGGGCTATTGGGTGGGCGCGGCGCATATCTCGTTCCCGGGCCTCGGGCATGTTCGGCGCCAGGGCAAGGGCTACGCATGGGTGCCGGCCGAGTACAGCATGGGACGAGAAAAGGCGGCGGCGGGCGCGTCGCACTGA
- a CDS encoding membrane protein, with product MRIRKQTDLLSGLMFVMVGLSFSFVARGYSMGTAAKMGPGYFPFWLGIVLALLGAVVALGSMSREGDADRMARWDIKTLLWILGSVVLFGLLLKPLGMVLSVLALVLVSSMASHEFTWKGAMLNAAILVLISTVAFVYGINLQMPVWPAILTN from the coding sequence ATGCGCATACGCAAGCAAACCGATCTTCTCTCCGGCCTGATGTTCGTCATGGTCGGCCTCAGCTTTTCATTCGTCGCCCGTGGCTATTCCATGGGCACCGCCGCAAAGATGGGCCCGGGCTATTTCCCATTCTGGCTCGGCATCGTGCTGGCGCTGCTTGGCGCCGTGGTGGCGCTGGGTTCGATGTCGCGTGAAGGCGATGCGGACCGGATGGCCCGCTGGGACATCAAGACACTCTTGTGGATCCTCGGATCGGTGGTGCTGTTCGGCCTGCTGCTCAAGCCGCTCGGCATGGTGTTGTCGGTGCTGGCGCTGGTGCTGGTGTCGTCGATGGCCAGCCATGAGTTCACCTGGAAGGGCGCCATGCTCAATGCCGCGATCCTGGTGCTGATCAGCACGGTGGCGTTCGTGTACGGCATCAACCTGCAGATGCCGGTCTGGCCTGCGATCCTCACCAACTAG
- a CDS encoding GntR family transcriptional regulator, with translation MRSPAQTATQSGAAMRDLAYVEIKRRIISCEFRPGEPLNEAQVANMLGLGRTPVHQALHRLEVEGLVSILPRKGVLVTPLSLNEVLDMIEVRATNEVLCATLACERGHESDFKAMREIVDRSPPLIARRDIPALASLDLKFHTAMSAASRNRVLAELLRGLHEKQARFWFLSLSDPQHLENVYQEHLEIVDALERRDVPAVSKAVRQHIDEFRKNIIRTL, from the coding sequence ATGCGTAGCCCCGCGCAGACCGCAACCCAGAGCGGGGCGGCCATGCGCGACCTCGCCTATGTCGAGATCAAGCGCCGCATCATCTCGTGCGAGTTCCGCCCCGGCGAGCCGCTGAACGAAGCCCAGGTGGCGAACATGCTTGGCCTGGGCCGCACGCCGGTACACCAGGCGCTGCACCGGCTGGAAGTGGAGGGCCTGGTGTCGATCCTGCCGCGCAAGGGCGTGCTGGTGACGCCGCTGTCGCTCAACGAGGTGCTCGACATGATCGAGGTGCGCGCGACCAACGAGGTCCTGTGCGCCACGCTCGCCTGCGAGCGCGGCCACGAGAGCGATTTCAAGGCCATGCGCGAAATCGTCGACCGCTCGCCCCCGCTGATCGCGCGGCGCGACATCCCCGCACTGGCGTCGCTGGACCTGAAGTTCCATACGGCGATGTCGGCCGCCTCGCGCAACCGCGTGCTGGCCGAGCTGCTGCGCGGCCTGCATGAGAAGCAGGCGCGCTTCTGGTTCCTGTCGCTGTCCGACCCGCAGCATCTCGAGAACGTGTACCAGGAACACCTCGAGATCGTCGACGCGCTGGAACGCCGCGACGTGCCGGCCGTGAGCAAGGCCGTGCGCCAGCATATCGACGAGTTCCGCAAGAACATCATCAGGACGCTCTGA
- a CDS encoding amidase (catalyzes the hydrolysis of a monocarboxylic acid amid to form a monocarboxylate and ammonia~K02433: gatA; aspartyl-tRNA(Asn)/glutamyl-tRNA (Gln) amidotransferase subunit A [EC:6.3.5.6 6.3.5.7]), whose product MSAPTIAALAASLAAGRTTSVALTEQALARIDSHARTGGTAFMEVDAAGALAAARAADQARAAGLVASPLAGLPISVKDLFDVRGQVTRAGSKALDGAAPAQADAPAVARLRAAGAVLLGRTNMSEFAFSGLGLNPHYGTPRTPFDADRIAGGSTSGGAVSVAEDMAVAALGTDTGGSIRIPSAFCGLTGFKPTARRVPLAGAVPLSTSLDSAGPLARSVACCAAMDAVLSGETLDTRPAELAGMRFYVTRDFVCDGLDAEVAQAFEDTLSRLSERGARIVPFDFPELRRLPEINGGGGLTAAEAWAWHRQLLAEQGERYDQRVAQRIRRGQQQSAADYIDLLAQRRAMQHRAGERLRDADAWLMPTVAVRPPRLDALARDEDFFALNGLVLRNPSVINFLDGCAVTLPVAQGIGLGVCALHGQDARVLQVAGAIERSLM is encoded by the coding sequence ATGAGCGCGCCGACCATTGCCGCGCTGGCGGCATCCCTGGCGGCGGGCCGCACCACCAGCGTGGCGCTGACCGAGCAGGCACTGGCCCGCATCGACAGCCATGCCCGCACCGGCGGCACCGCCTTCATGGAAGTCGACGCGGCCGGCGCGCTGGCCGCGGCGCGCGCGGCCGACCAGGCGCGTGCCGCGGGCCTGGTGGCGTCGCCGCTGGCGGGGCTGCCGATCTCGGTCAAGGACCTGTTCGACGTACGCGGCCAGGTGACCCGCGCCGGCTCGAAGGCGCTCGATGGCGCCGCGCCAGCGCAGGCCGATGCACCCGCGGTCGCGCGCCTGCGCGCGGCCGGCGCAGTGCTGCTGGGACGCACCAATATGAGCGAGTTTGCGTTCTCGGGCCTCGGCCTGAATCCGCACTATGGCACGCCGCGCACGCCCTTCGACGCGGACCGGATCGCGGGCGGCTCGACCTCCGGCGGCGCGGTCAGCGTGGCCGAAGACATGGCAGTGGCCGCGCTGGGTACCGACACTGGCGGCTCCATCCGCATCCCCTCGGCCTTCTGCGGGCTGACCGGCTTCAAGCCGACGGCGCGCCGCGTGCCGCTGGCCGGCGCGGTGCCGCTGTCGACCTCGCTCGACTCCGCCGGGCCGCTGGCACGCTCGGTCGCGTGCTGCGCGGCGATGGACGCCGTGCTGAGTGGCGAGACCCTCGATACGCGCCCCGCCGAGCTGGCGGGCATGCGGTTCTACGTGACCCGCGATTTCGTCTGCGACGGGCTCGACGCCGAGGTCGCGCAAGCGTTTGAGGACACCCTGTCGCGGCTGTCGGAACGCGGCGCGCGCATCGTGCCGTTCGATTTCCCGGAACTGCGCCGGCTGCCCGAGATCAACGGCGGCGGCGGCCTCACCGCTGCCGAAGCCTGGGCCTGGCACCGCCAACTGCTGGCGGAGCAGGGCGAGCGCTACGACCAGCGCGTGGCCCAGCGTATCCGGCGCGGCCAGCAGCAGAGCGCGGCCGACTATATCGACCTGCTGGCCCAGCGCCGCGCGATGCAGCACCGCGCCGGCGAGCGCCTGCGCGACGCCGATGCCTGGCTGATGCCGACCGTGGCCGTGCGGCCCCCGCGCCTGGACGCGCTGGCGCGCGACGAAGATTTCTTCGCCCTCAACGGGCTGGTGCTGCGCAATCCGAGCGTAATCAATTTCCTGGACGGATGCGCGGTCACGCTGCCCGTTGCACAGGGAATCGGCCTGGGCGTCTGCGCGCTGCACGGCCAGGACGCGCGCGTGCTGCAGGTGGCTGGTGCGATCGAGCGCAGCCTGATGTAA
- a CDS encoding MFS transporter, with the protein MQRGPAQPTQGESPMSSVMTGASGALENLPPAEVAQQCNVAYRKITVRLIPFLVLLFILAWIDRVNVGFAKLQMLQDLQFSEAVYGLGAGIFFLGYFLFEVPSNLLLEKIGARKTLARITILWGLASMAMIFVKTPTQFYALRFLLGIFEAGFFPGVVLYLTYWFPAARRARINGLFMTSFAIAGVIGGPLAGLIMTTMDGVDGLANWQWLFVLEGIPSVLAGIAVLMYLPERPASARWLTAEEQQLVTQAVEAEARDPAKHSALRDAFTNARVWICAAIYFCVVSGNATIAFWSPSIIKELGVQGNLRIGLVSAIPFIAGTIAMVLNGIHSDRSGERRMHCAMATLLAAVGLTLTGLWLHSALLALAALTVASVGILAAFPVFWSLPSAFLAGTAAAGGIALINSVGNLAGFVAPYVIGWFKTNTGQLSSGLYFVAFLEACATVLILAGVRRNR; encoded by the coding sequence ATGCAGCGGGGCCCCGCCCAACCTACCCAAGGAGAATCACCGATGTCTTCCGTGATGACTGGCGCCTCCGGCGCCCTGGAGAACCTGCCACCGGCAGAAGTTGCCCAGCAATGCAACGTGGCGTACCGAAAGATCACCGTGCGCCTGATCCCGTTCCTGGTCCTGTTGTTCATCCTCGCCTGGATCGACCGCGTCAACGTGGGCTTCGCCAAGCTGCAGATGCTGCAGGACCTGCAGTTCAGCGAGGCCGTCTACGGCCTGGGCGCGGGCATCTTCTTCCTCGGCTACTTCCTGTTTGAGGTGCCGAGCAACCTGCTGCTGGAGAAGATCGGCGCGCGCAAGACGCTGGCGCGGATCACCATCCTGTGGGGCCTGGCGTCGATGGCGATGATCTTCGTCAAGACCCCTACGCAGTTCTACGCGCTGCGTTTCCTGCTGGGTATCTTCGAGGCCGGCTTCTTTCCCGGCGTGGTGCTCTACCTGACGTACTGGTTCCCGGCGGCGCGCCGCGCGCGCATCAACGGATTGTTCATGACCTCGTTCGCCATTGCCGGCGTGATCGGCGGCCCGCTCGCGGGCTTGATCATGACCACCATGGACGGCGTGGACGGGCTCGCCAACTGGCAATGGCTGTTCGTGCTGGAGGGCATTCCGTCGGTGCTGGCCGGCATTGCCGTGCTGATGTACCTGCCCGAGCGGCCGGCCAGCGCGCGCTGGCTCACGGCTGAAGAGCAGCAGCTGGTGACGCAGGCCGTGGAAGCCGAGGCACGCGACCCGGCCAAGCATTCGGCGCTGCGTGACGCCTTTACCAATGCGCGCGTCTGGATCTGCGCCGCGATCTACTTCTGCGTGGTCAGCGGCAACGCCACCATCGCGTTCTGGTCGCCGTCGATCATCAAGGAGCTGGGCGTGCAGGGCAACCTGCGGATCGGCCTGGTATCGGCGATCCCGTTTATCGCCGGCACCATCGCCATGGTGCTCAACGGTATCCACTCGGACCGCTCGGGCGAGCGCCGCATGCACTGCGCGATGGCGACGCTGCTGGCCGCCGTGGGGCTGACATTGACCGGCTTGTGGCTGCACAGCGCGCTGCTGGCGCTGGCCGCGCTGACTGTGGCCTCGGTCGGCATCCTGGCCGCGTTCCCGGTGTTCTGGTCGCTGCCGTCGGCATTCCTGGCCGGCACCGCCGCCGCGGGCGGCATCGCGCTGATCAATTCAGTCGGCAACCTGGCGGGCTTCGTCGCGCCCTATGTGATCGGCTGGTTCAAGACCAACACCGGGCAGCTGTCCTCGGGCCTGTACTTCGTGGCCTTCCTCGAAGCCTGCGCCACGGTCCTGATCCTGGCCGGCGTGCGCCGCAACCGCTGA
- a CDS encoding transcriptional regulator (K07665: cusR, copR, silR; two-component system, OmpR family, copper resistance phosphate regulon response regulator CusR), with the protein MKILVIEDEPKTAEYLRKGLTESAFVVDLAVTGADGLHCATEHQYDLIILDVMLPGMDGWEVLRQLRERKQTPVLFLTARDEVEDRVRGLELGADDYLAKPFAFVELLARVRTLLRRGPPREAERIEVDDLEIDLIRHRVARAGQRIDLTPREFALLHFLARRNGEVLSRTQIASHVWDMNFDSDTNVVDVAVRRLRAKMDDSFGNKLIHSVRGIGYVLESRRP; encoded by the coding sequence ATGAAGATCCTGGTAATCGAAGACGAGCCCAAGACTGCCGAATACCTGCGCAAAGGCCTGACCGAATCCGCGTTCGTGGTGGACCTGGCCGTCACCGGCGCGGACGGCCTGCATTGCGCCACGGAGCATCAGTATGACCTCATCATCCTCGACGTGATGCTGCCCGGCATGGACGGGTGGGAGGTGCTGCGCCAGTTGCGCGAGCGCAAGCAGACCCCGGTGCTGTTCCTGACCGCCCGCGACGAGGTCGAGGACCGCGTCCGCGGCCTGGAACTGGGCGCCGATGACTACCTCGCCAAGCCGTTCGCCTTTGTCGAGCTGCTGGCGCGAGTGCGTACGCTGTTGCGCCGCGGTCCGCCGCGCGAGGCCGAGCGCATCGAGGTCGACGACCTGGAAATCGACCTGATCCGGCATCGCGTCGCGCGCGCCGGGCAGCGTATCGACCTGACCCCGCGCGAGTTTGCGCTGTTGCACTTCCTGGCGCGGCGCAATGGCGAGGTGCTCAGCCGCACACAGATCGCCTCGCATGTGTGGGACATGAACTTCGACAGCGATACCAATGTCGTCGACGTGGCGGTGCGCCGGCTGCGCGCCAAGATGGACGACAGCTTCGGCAACAAGCTGATCCACAGTGTGCGCGGTATCGGCTACGTGCTCGAGAGCCGGCGTCCGTGA